A single Archocentrus centrarchus isolate MPI-CPG fArcCen1 unplaced genomic scaffold, fArcCen1 scaffold_106_ctg1_1, whole genome shotgun sequence DNA region contains:
- the LOC115775343 gene encoding uncharacterized protein LOC115775343: MARLRNNYTLLCLHACALPRVVSAGVGRPRVIVGTSGQYYILSSRLCCRACRRNWFADNPRWLEKLPNRFTNLLPAFLTYKKAICKSVMDELRRTGKPPADMANQVNELMHLKFRRAHLAYLHAIESVWDSEAGVHGQRTIGQFLRKENRPQEFRSYGDLDGWCGVSVSSYYLTDCLLDEFRRQQPAISKLVQGTFGQVFRSDHTRKVARKVTLASGVMSSYAVMNEHWLIVSWVMVQSETERSLEPMYQGMATRYSDAGVEKAGYHWVDRDCCAPFKIPDCIPGENLNWEAWKTTPANIAAATSGPLANSCASRTNYNPNIVVKLDLFHCLRRFSRECTSEHHPLFSTFCQLLSAAFSVVDQEDLKRLQDAYEFCGIHPANPTKQHIREHCRIKIPQPTELLNRVEKVLKHFHQTTDPNNIPLFKPSMLKVWRVQRVHILRGCLSDPELSEGVMFRYGGTLQLNHVPGEGAKVPIWIPVRGTSQQEGYHFHQAQWITGTHVSTELFQAQGMTGVARWNYQQLVDLKQPGVILPAVFDPALVAELNAVSRRVTGQEKYPALHLSDRDTGERFGLEYREPGCRPIPLNWDKHKTLKTDEPAALPPPSCLQKAVSARLQVCPPSSSSSSSAVSGLAPPGPAPPVTDPLSAGVLLKQETPSEDIQEPTAVMEISDALPLHVRASPRSARTGPIKTGGRVFVLDHTRWTSPIKKAIDDLLQKHHGKKDLLKLVDQDYASMVHRSAMDPNSLLHPTSKLHISRYVKHLGKLLNTSSSLNTSPEKLVQTQQLWHALTEGSETVSVPVVTIKPAVFNPPPPPLSTPLTQDSIEKILEGILEKQQQQQQQQKQQQQQPEQKKKADKDLSCLWTAQVPV; this comes from the exons ATGGCCAGGTTGAGGAACAATTATACCTTGCTATGTTTGCATGCTTGTGCTCTTCCACGTGTGGTCTCTGCTGGTGTGGGCAGGCCTCGAGTGATTGTTGGCACCAGTGGTCAGTATTACATCCTGTCCTCACGACTCTGCTGCAGGGCTTGTCGCAGGAACTGGTTTGCTGACAATCCACGATGGCTGGAGAAACTGCCAAATAGGTTTACCAACCTTCTCCCAGCCTTTCTAACTTACAAAAAGGCCATCTGCAAGTCTGTAATGGATGAGCTGAGGCGCACTGGCAAACCTCCAGCAGACATGGCAAACCAGGTGAACGAACTCATGCATCTTAAGTTTAGACGAGCTCACCTGGCATACCTGCATGCCATAGAATCTGTCTGGGATTCTGAGGCAGGAGTACATGGACAGAGGACCATTGGGCAGTTCCTGAGGAAGGAAAACAGACCGCAGGAGTTCAGGTCGTATGGAGACTTAGATGGGTGGTGTGGAGTCTCGGTGTCCAGCTACTACCTGACTGACTGCCTGCTTGATGAATTTCGACGTCAACAGCCAGCCATATCCAAACTTGTCCAAGGCACTTTTGGACAGGTCTTCAGGTCTGACCACACGAGGAAGGTGGCACGAAAAGTCACTCTGGCATCTGGGGTCATGTCCAGTTATGCCGTGATGAATGAGCACTGGCTGATTGTTTCGTGGGTGATGGTTCAGTCTGAGACAGAGAGGTCCTTGGAACCCATGTACCAAGGAATGGCCACACGGTACAGTGATGCTGGAGTGGAAAAGGCAGGATACCACTGGGTGGACAG GGATTGCTGTGCACCGTTTAAGATCCCGGACTGCATCCCTGGTGAAAATCTAAACTGGGAAGCCTGGAAAACCACTCCTGCTAATATTGCTGCAGCCACATCTGGACCACTGGCAAACTCTTGTGCCTCTCGAACAAATTATAATCCAAACATTGTTGTTAAACTGGACTTGTTCCACTGCCTGAGGCGATTTTCACGAGAATGCACCTCTGAGCATCACCCTCTGTTCAGCACGTTCTGCCAGCttctctctgctgctttctctgtgGTTGATCAGGAGGACCTGAAGAGGCTTCAGGATGCCTATGAATTCTGTGGTATCCATCCAGCTAATCCCACTAAGCAGCACATAAGAGAGCACTGCAGGATTAAAATACCACAACCCACAGAGCTACTGAACAGAGTGGAAAAAGTCCTGAAACATTTCCACCAGACAACAGACCCCAACAATATCCCACTCTTCAAGCCATCCATGCTGAAAGTGTGGCGCGTACAGAGAGTGCACATACTGCGTGGCTGCCTCAGTGACCCTGAACTTTCAGAGGGCGTAATGTTTAGGTATGGTGGGACTCTTCAGCTAAACCACGTCCCCGGTGAAGGCGCTAAAGTCCCCATCTGGATTCCTGTCCGAGGCACTTCGCAGCAGGAGGGTTACCATTTCCACCAGGCGCAGTGGATCACTGGGACTCACGTATCCACTGAACTGTTCCAGGCCCAGGGCATGACAGGGGTGGCACGATGGAACTACCAACAGCTGGTGGACCTTAAGCAGCCAGGTGTCATTCTCCCTGCTGTTTTTGATCCAGCTCTAGTGGCGGAGTTGAACGCAGTCTCCAGGAGAGTGACCGGGCAAGAGAAGTACCCTGCACTTCACCTCTCTGACAGAGACACTGGAGAGAGATTTGGGCTTGAATACAGAGAGCCAGGCTGCCGCCCAATCCCTCTGAACTGggacaaacacaaaaccctgAAGACAGATGAACCAGCCGCCCTTCCGCCTCCATCCTGTCTACAAAAAGCTGTGTCTGCCCGACTTCAAGTTTGTCCTCCTTCAAGTTCCTCCTCCAGCTCGGCAGTGTCAGGCCTGGCACCCCCTGGACCAGCACCACCTGTCACTGACCCACTCTCTGCTGGTGTACTTTTAAAGCAGGAGACACCATCAGAAGACATCCAGGAACCTACAGCAGTTATGG AAATCTCTGATGCCCTTCCTCTGCATGTGCGGGCCTCACCAAGGAGTGCACGCACTGGACCTATAAAAACAGGCGGACGGGTTTTTGTGCTGGACCACACACGCTGGACATCACCCATAAAAAAGGCAATTGATGACTTGTTGCAAAAGCACCATGGGAAGAAGGACCTGCTGAAGCTTGTAGATCAAGATTATGCAAGCATGGTCCACCGTTCTGCTATGGACCCCAACAGCTTGCTGCACCCCACATCCAAGTTGCACATATCCCGCTACGTGAAGCACTTGGGCAAACTTCTGAACACAAGTTCTTCATTGAACACAAGCCCTGAAAAGCTTGTGCAGACGCAGCAGCTCTGGCATGCTTTAACAGAAGGGAGTGAGACAGTTAGTGTTCCTGTGGTCACCATCAAGCCAGCTGTCTTCAACCCACCACCTCCTCCCTTGTCTACACCTCTCACACAAGACTCAATAGAAAAAATTCTGGAAGGCATTTtagagaagcagcagcaacaacaacaacaacaaaaacaacaacagcagcagcctgagcaaaaaaaaaaggcagacaaAGACCTGTCTTGCCTGTGGACAGCCCAAGTCCCAGTTTGA